One Brassica napus cultivar Da-Ae chromosome A1, Da-Ae, whole genome shotgun sequence genomic region harbors:
- the LOC106345248 gene encoding CST complex subunit TEN1-like isoform X2: MANSQIESGAPITLQELYPSSPFFMEARSLRVTGLLKGYSVETAIGVIEDGEKSLKINTQHLRDVSFRVGSVYQFIGELHIEPNNEARTGRNVDGIDINLYRKTIELLRRFLEIEEDNRNMVE; encoded by the exons ATGGCAAATTCTCAAATTGAATCTGGCGCTCCCATCACTCTACAAGAGTTGTACCCTTCTTCCCCGTTTTTCATGGAAGCTCGTTCACTCAGAGTTACAGGATT GCTGAAAGGATATTCAGTTGAAACAGCTATAGGTGTTATTGAAGATGGAGAGAAGAGTCTCAAAATCAACACTCAACACTTACGAGATGTTAGTTTCCGGGTTGGCTCTGTTTACCAGTTCATCGGAGAGCTTCACATTGAGCCCAATAATGAG GCTCGAACCGGAAGAAATGTGGATGGAATCGATATTAACCTCTACCGTAAAACAATTGAACTCCTAAGGCGGTTTCTTGAAATAGAAGAAGACAACAGAAATATGGTCGAATGA
- the LOC106345248 gene encoding CST complex subunit TEN1-like isoform X1 translates to MANSQIESGAPITLQELYPSSPFFMEARSLRVTGLLKGYSVETAIGVIEDGEKSLKINTQHLRDVSFRVGSVYQFIGELHIEPNNEPILQARTGRNVDGIDINLYRKTIELLRRFLEIEEDNRNMVE, encoded by the exons ATGGCAAATTCTCAAATTGAATCTGGCGCTCCCATCACTCTACAAGAGTTGTACCCTTCTTCCCCGTTTTTCATGGAAGCTCGTTCACTCAGAGTTACAGGATT GCTGAAAGGATATTCAGTTGAAACAGCTATAGGTGTTATTGAAGATGGAGAGAAGAGTCTCAAAATCAACACTCAACACTTACGAGATGTTAGTTTCCGGGTTGGCTCTGTTTACCAGTTCATCGGAGAGCTTCACATTGAGCCCAATAATGAG CCTATCTTGCAGGCTCGAACCGGAAGAAATGTGGATGGAATCGATATTAACCTCTACCGTAAAACAATTGAACTCCTAAGGCGGTTTCTTGAAATAGAAGAAGACAACAGAAATATGGTCGAATGA